Within the Syngnathus scovelli strain Florida chromosome 6, RoL_Ssco_1.2, whole genome shotgun sequence genome, the region ggtctatagtcattcatacctgtgatggcgggcttcttggccactggaacgatggtggagctcttgaagcacgagggcacctcacacagctccagggaacggttgaagatccgtgcaaaggtgggtgccagctgctcagcgcagactttcaagcaggaaggtgacacgccgtcccggtgccttcctgatcttttgtctccggaacatctggcgcacttcctcctcacgaatctggagtgcgggcgcggcctctgcaagagagagagtcggtgaccacggtgatggaggtgtggacagagcagttgtggggggaggtgagtatgtggattgtgtagattgtgctgcagaaggtcccgttgtgtgggaggaccgatcaaacctgcagtagaacctgtttagctggtcagcgagccttgggctctccacaggacggggggttcgtttcttgaagcccgtgatgctctgcaggcctttccacactgttgagggatcaggattggcagagaggtgtctctccaggctctccccgtaacacctcctggctttcctgacctctcggttcagtgtgtttctggtctgcttgaacaggtcccggtcgccgctcctgtaggcctcctccttgactttgcgcagcctcctaaggttcggtgtaaaccaaggtttgtcgttgttgtacgtgcagaaggtcttagtctgcacacacagatcctcacaaaaactgatgtatgatgtgacagtgtcagtgagttcatgcaagtctgaatttgcagcttcaaaaacactccaatcggtgcagtcaaagcagccttggaggtcctgccttgactccactgtccacttcctgacagtcctcaccacaggcttagaagtttttagtttctgtctgtaggcagggatcagatgaactaggcagtggtccgagagtcctaaagctgcacgagccacagagtggtatgcatccttaattacggtgtagcagtggtccagtgtctgtgcccctctggtgggacacgttatgtgcggtctgtatctggggagttcgtgtgcgaggttcgccctgttaagatcacccagaacaatgattagtgaatttggtagaagtctctccatgtctgtcacctggtcagccagcatctgcgtggcttcactcgcacgtgcgtttggtgggatgtaaacagccgccatgacgatcgaggagaactcccgtggtgaatagaacggccggcagtttatgaaaagtgtttctaggagagggctgcaaaactctttcaacaccatgacatcggtacaccaacgttcattaatgtagaaacagagaccacctccctttgattttccggagagctccgcgctgcgatctgcacgcgttagccgaaacccagctaactccatggcgtggtggggggttcgttcgctaagccacgtctcaacaaaacacagcgcggcggatctgctgaagtccgtgttccttgaagtgaggagcagcagttcgtccatcttgttcgccagggagcggacattcgccagatgaattgacggtagggcagaacggaaccctctctgcctcagctttacgagggctcccgctcgttttccgcgtcgccgccgtcgcgctagcttgtatagcaccgccgctccggctaaaatctccgacaaacagtctgtatcagagagaacaggagagaaaataccagaagaagactgaccgatgtttaacagtgcttctctagtaaaagtgatccgggatggacagcagaagacacagaaaacacacaaaataagacaaagaaacagagagcgactcaccgtggcagccatccgcggcgccatcagatgacgtcagtcatttaaaaaaaaaaaaaaatccctaaaaaactgctatcagtgattctcataaaatacgacactgttattatgaataacagtctccatcacttcagtgcctgcaggtcagattaatgaaagatgtttatcctatgagatcacatcaaacggcaaacattctgaccaaatatgtcatcttgaagaatcggtgaaagcatacatctaaataaagtaatcaaaacggcaacacggtgaggggtatctgaaaatcagagcagagttttaactcacaaacacctggtaacagaggtgaggaaacggaaaacacttccttaaagtaagccttaagaactttacaggttaagattagccacaaacaggtggtgcatcaatgtccttgagcatcctgcattgtttgaaaatgagaatggtcgctagtttcaatccctgctatttgtacagatcatattcaaactgcatttttttacaacaaacttgaaagcctccccttcattttcagtgggaacagtgttgtttgtctccctttttttgctagtgtgtcatagtctggagtaaaatttgttgtggcaattcttaggagagagccgaggtgttggtccgtttacctagatctgtgacgggttgatgttgatgttcacggggctgaacgtcacgtcgcgtacgtcaagccaaattggccactctttttaaacactcggcactcagtgtacaccttgcttttccttgggcgactcattttaatggaaggattccaggggaaggtttgtgggtggctttagcgtaaaactgtatccgaaagctcgccgcgcaaattacaagaatgctgtcatcacagcccacgctctaaattcggcactgatacaaatagagcgcgagtgcgccatttccgtactactgagtacgtacacgcacttgtgagtgcaccgagctttctgacacggcttccggtagtaaatgcgcaggcgagtggttccccatctactggggaaacgcagtcattgcaggcaaaattaccgaaaaaaaaaaaaaaagttcaataatacaatttatttatggCTGGCGGGCCGGATTGAACGGTCCCGTggaccggatgtggcccgcgggccgtagtttgcccatacctgggctaGAAGATAAAATGAAGGAAAGCAGAAATATACCGTTTTGGCCCGAACATAAGACGatcttttttgcattgaaacaaGACTGAAAAAGCGggggtcatcttatattcgggaCCTAGACATTATACCGATTTTCACTTGAGCGCAGCGGTAAAttcaaggttgctggtatcgactgagtatgttgctgtgatcgtgcgcgtctttgacacaaagtgagtatatacatggATCAAAAtgtcacggggatgggttaaatgcagaagacaaatttcacc harbors:
- the LOC125970560 gene encoding major histocompatibility complex class I-related gene protein isoform X8 produces the protein MAILKDRFNQSHGIHVFQVLHGCEYDDDSVSKSGFNHHSYDGDDTLFLDMENRRWIWLQYQLEATVRKWNHNKGWLEFMDHRLLEECPQRLCKMLEYGKSVLQRIQRPLVALLQTQPSALVTCHATGFYPNIVDMFWMRDGEQLHDHVTHDQLLPNHDGTFQLSVRLNVSAVPPEDWRRYACIFRLEGLPDKIITTLDAANIETNYDCLSEILAGAAVLYKLARRRRRGKRAGALVKLRQRGFRSALPSIHLANVRSLANKMDELLLLTSRNTDFSRSAALCFVETWLSERTPHHAMELAGFRLTRADRSAELSGKSKGGGLCFYINERWCTDVMVLKEFCSPLLETLFINCRPFYSPREFSSIVMAAVYIPPNARASEATQMLADQEAAQSQGGGLQERRPGPVQADQKHTEPRGQESQEVLRGEPGETPLCQS
- the LOC125970560 gene encoding uncharacterized protein isoform X3, giving the protein MAILKDRFNQSHGIHVFQVLHGCEYDDDSVSKSGFNHHSYDGDDTLFLDMENRRWIWLQYQLEATVRKWNHNKGWLEFMDHRLLEECPQRLCKMLEYGKSVLQRIQRPLVALLQTQPSALVTCHATGFYPNIVDMFWMRDGEQLHDHVTHDQLLPNHDGTFQLSVRLNVSAVPPEDWRRYACIFRLEGLPDKIITTLDAANIETNYDCLSEILAGAAVLYKLARRRRRGKRAGALVKLRQRGFRSALPSIHLANVRSLANKMDELLLLTSRNTDFSRSAALCFVETWLSERTPHHAMELAGFRLTRADRSAELSGKSKGGGLCFYINERWCTDVMVLKEFCSPLLETLFINCRPFYSPREFSSIVMAAVYIPPNARASEATQMLADQVTDMERLLPNSLIIVLGDLNRANLAHELPRYRPHITCPTRGAQTLDHCYTVIKDAYHSVARAALGLSDHCLVHLIPAYRQKLKTSKPVVRTVRKWTVESRQDLQGCFDCTDWSVFEAANSDLHELTDTVTSYISFCEDLCVQTKTFCTYNNDKPWFTPNLRRLRKVKEEAYRSGDRDLFKQTRNTLNREVRKARRCYGESLERHLSANPDPSTVWKGLQSITGFKKRTPRPVESPRLADQLNRGRARTPDS
- the LOC125970560 gene encoding uncharacterized protein isoform X2, with product MAILKDRFNQSHGIHVFQVLHGCEYDDDSVSKSGFNHHSYDGDDTLFLDMENRRWIWLQYQLEATVRKWNHNKGWLEFMDHRLLEECPQRLCKMLEYGKSVLQRIQRPLVALLQTQPSALVTCHATGFYPNIVDMFWMRDGEQLHDHVTHDQLLPNHDGTFQLSVRLNVSAVPPEDWRRYACIFRLEGLPDKIITTLDAANIETNYDCLSEILAGAAVLYKLARRRRRGKRAGALVKLRQRGFRSALPSIHLANVRSLANKMDELLLLTSRNTDFSRSAALCFVETWLSERTPHHAMELAGFRLTRADRSAELSGKSKGGGLCFYINERWCTDVMVLKEFCSPLLETLFINCRPFYSPREFSSIVMAAVYIPPNARASEATQMLADQVTDMERLLPNSLIIVLGDLNRANLAHELPRYRPHITCPTRGAQTLDHCYTVIKDAYHSVARAALGLSDHCLVHLIPAYRQKLKTSKPVVRTVRKWTVESRQDLQGCFDCTDWSVFEAANSDLHELTDTVTSYISFCEDLCVQTKTFCTYNNDKPWFTPNLRRLRKVKEEAYRSGDRDLFKQTRNTLNREVRKARRCYGESLERHLSANPDPSTVWKGLQSITGFKKRTPRPVESPRLADQLNRFYCRGRARTPDS
- the LOC125970560 gene encoding uncharacterized protein isoform X1; its protein translation is MAILKDRFNQSHGIHVFQVLHGCEYDDDSVSKSGFNHHSYDGDDTLFLDMENRRWIWLQYQLEATVRKWNHNKGWLEFMDHRLLEECPQRLCKMLEYGKSVLQRIQRPLVALLQTQPSALVTCHATGFYPNIVDMFWMRDGEQLHDHVTHDQLLPNHDGTFQLSVRLNVSAVPPEDWRRYACIFRLEGLPDKIITTLDAANIETNYDCLSEILAGAAVLYKLARRRRRGKRAGALVKLRQRGFRSALPSIHLANVRSLANKMDELLLLTSRNTDFSRSAALCFVETWLSERTPHHAMELAGFRLTRADRSAELSGKSKGGGLCFYINERWCTDVMVLKEFCSPLLETLFINCRPFYSPREFSSIVMAAVYIPPNARASEATQMLADQVTDMERLLPNSLIIVLGDLNRANLAHELPRYRPHITCPTRGAQTLDHCYTVIKDAYHSVARAALGLSDHCLVHLIPAYRQKLKTSKPVVRTVRKWTVESRQDLQGCFDCTDWSVFEAANSDLHELTDTVTSYISFCEDLCVQTKTFCTYNNDKPWFTPNLRRLRKVKEEAYRSGDRDLFKQTRNTLNREVRKARRCYGESLERHLSANPDPSTVWKGLQSITGFKKRTPRPVESPRLADQLNRFYCRFDRSSHTTGPSAAQSTQSTYSPPPTTALSTPPSPWSPTLSLAEAAPALQIREEEVRQMFRRQKIRKAPGRRVTFLLESLR
- the LOC125970560 gene encoding uncharacterized protein isoform X7, whose protein sequence is MAILKDRFNQSHGIHVFQVLHGCEYDDDSVSKSGFNHHSYDGDDTLFLDMENRRWIWLQYQLEATVRKWNHNKGWLEFMDHRLLEECPQRLCKMLEYGKSVLQRIQRPLVALLQTQPSALVTCHATGFYPNIVDMFWMRDGEQLHDHVTHDQLLPNHDGTFQLSVRLNVSAVPPEDWRRYACIFRLEGLPDKIITTLDAANIETNYDCLSEILAGAAVLYKLARRRRRGKRAGALVKLRQRGFRSALPSIHLANVRSLANKMDELLLLTSRNTDFSRSAALCFVETWLSERTPHHAMELAGFRLTRADRSAELSGKSKGGGLCFYINERWCTDVMVLKEFCSPLLETLFINCRPFYSPREFSSIVMAAVYIPPNARASEATQMLADQVTDMERLLPNSLIIVLGDLNRANLAHELPRYRPHITCPTRGAQTLDHCYTVIKDAYHSVARAALGLSDHCLVHLIPAYRQKLKTSKPVEAAQSQGGGLQERRPGPVQADQKHTEPRVWKGLQSITGFKKRTPRPVESPRLADQLNRGRARTPDS
- the LOC125970560 gene encoding uncharacterized protein isoform X6 gives rise to the protein MAILKDRFNQSHGIHVFQVLHGCEYDDDSVSKSGFNHHSYDGDDTLFLDMENRRWIWLQYQLEATVRKWNHNKGWLEFMDHRLLEECPQRLCKMLEYGKSVLQRIQRPLVALLQTQPSALVTCHATGFYPNIVDMFWMRDGEQLHDHVTHDQLLPNHDGTFQLSVRLNVSAVPPEDWRRYACIFRLEGLPDKIITTLDAANIETNYDCLSEILAGAAVLYKLARRRRRGKRAGALVKLRQRGFRSALPSIHLANVRSLANKMDELLLLTSRNTDFSRSAALCFVETWLSERTPHHAMELAGFRLTRADRSAELSGKSKGGGLCFYINERWCTDVMVLKEFCSPLLETLFINCRPFYSPREFSSIVMAAVYIPPNARASEATQMLADQVTDMERLLPNSLIIVLGDLNRANLAHELPRYRPHITCPTRGAQTLDHCYTVIKDAYHSVARAALGLSDHCLVHLIPAYRQKLKTSKPVEAAQSQGGGLQERRPGPVQADQKHTEPRVWKGLQSITGFKKRTPRPVESPRLADQLNRFYCRGRARTPDS
- the LOC125970560 gene encoding uncharacterized protein isoform X4; its protein translation is MAILKDRFNQSHGIHVFQVLHGCEYDDDSVSKSGFNHHSYDGDDTLFLDMENRRWIWLQYQLEATVRKWNHNKGWLEFMDHRLLEECPQRLCKMLEYGKSVLQRIQRPLVALLQTQPSALVTCHATGFYPNIVDMFWMRDGEQLHDHVTHDQLLPNHDGTFQLSVRLNVSAVPPEDWRRYACIFRLEGLPDKIITTLDAANIETNYDCLSEILAGAAVLYKLARRRRRGKRAGALVKLRQRGFRSALPSIHLANVRSLANKMDELLLLTSRNTDFSRSAALCFVETWLSERTPHHAMELAGFRLTRADRSAELSGKSKGGGLCFYINERWCTDVMVLKEFCSPLLETLFINCRPFYSPREFSSIVMAAVYIPPNARASEATQMLADQVTDMERLLPNSLIIVLGDLNRANLAHELPRYRPHITCPTRGAQTLDHCYTVIKDAYHSVARAALGLSDHCLVHLIPAYRQKLKTSKPVVRTVRKWTVESRQDLQGCFDCTDWSVFEAANSDLHELTDTVTSYISFCEDLCVQTKTFCTYNNDKPWFTPNLRRLRKVKEEAYRSGDRDLFKQTRNTLNRECGKACRASRASRNEPPVLWRAQGSLTS